Proteins encoded together in one Thermococcus gammatolerans EJ3 window:
- the proC gene encoding pyrroline-5-carboxylate reductase, translating into MRVAVLGAGTIGGAIAKALKKAGYDVVATRRRIEKAKELLELGIEVISDNREAVEKADVVFIAVKPSKVGDVLEEIADLIEGKLVISVVAGVSLKELKRFAKAKFVRAMPNIAVLVGESFTAYATELEGEEVELVERLLRTFGDCVRVEEEHMDAITGLSGSGPAYVTVFLEAMVYGGLRVGLPRDLAKRASLQTLLGTAKLLMETERHPAEVREWVITPGGTTIDGVFELEEGKIRTAVMKAVDAATKKSRILSKRV; encoded by the coding sequence ATGAGGGTTGCCGTTTTGGGTGCCGGAACGATCGGCGGGGCAATCGCGAAGGCCCTGAAAAAGGCCGGCTACGACGTCGTTGCGACGAGGAGGAGGATTGAGAAGGCCAAAGAGCTCCTCGAACTTGGGATAGAGGTTATTTCGGACAACAGGGAGGCCGTTGAGAAAGCTGACGTCGTTTTCATAGCTGTGAAGCCCAGCAAGGTCGGCGACGTTCTTGAGGAGATAGCCGACCTAATCGAGGGAAAGCTCGTCATTTCGGTCGTTGCCGGAGTCTCACTGAAGGAGTTAAAGCGCTTCGCGAAGGCGAAATTCGTGAGGGCGATGCCCAACATAGCGGTTCTCGTCGGCGAGTCTTTCACGGCCTACGCGACCGAGCTTGAGGGAGAGGAAGTTGAGCTGGTGGAAAGACTCCTGAGAACCTTCGGGGATTGCGTCCGCGTCGAGGAAGAGCACATGGACGCGATAACCGGGCTGAGTGGCTCTGGACCGGCCTACGTCACGGTCTTCCTTGAGGCGATGGTCTACGGCGGTCTGCGCGTCGGCCTGCCGAGGGATTTGGCGAAGAGGGCCTCTCTCCAGACGCTCCTTGGGACGGCGAAGCTCCTCATGGAGACCGAGAGGCATCCGGCGGAGGTGAGGGAGTGGGTTATAACGCCGGGAGGGACTACGATAGACGGCGTCTTCGAGCTGGAGGAGGGTAAGATAAGAACCGCTGTCATGAAGGCCGTCGATGCCGCGACGAAGAAGTCGAGGATTCTGTCGAAGAGGGTTTGA
- a CDS encoding integrase, with the protein MREGSKTQRLALRSFAKYLYESRIITKEEYEAIKRCVKLKRTNNIDTRVYSDEDITNILRQLTNKKHHIFLRLVVESGLRRSHAISAWGKLRKGEYTTMGEFAYTELNIRNKTKQAFVCFCSRELADAIHEMNEPISYNIAENVGKRQRILYNGIRKWWYTTALDVGMDSNVADFLQGRAPTSIGARHYLDALRLAKKQYPKLLQAIRERIYSNL; encoded by the coding sequence ATGAGAGAAGGCTCCAAAACACAAAGATTGGCTCTGAGAAGCTTCGCAAAATACCTTTACGAGTCGAGAATCATCACGAAAGAAGAATACGAGGCGATAAAGAGGTGCGTCAAGCTCAAAAGAACGAACAACATCGATACAAGAGTCTATAGCGACGAAGACATCACCAACATACTCCGCCAACTCACCAACAAAAAACACCACATCTTCCTCCGACTCGTCGTGGAAAGTGGTCTCCGTCGTTCTCACGCCATTTCAGCATGGGGCAAACTCAGAAAAGGAGAATACACAACGATGGGAGAATTTGCGTACACAGAACTCAACATTCGGAACAAGACAAAACAAGCATTCGTCTGCTTCTGCTCCAGGGAGCTCGCAGATGCCATACACGAGATGAATGAGCCCATATCATACAACATCGCAGAAAACGTCGGCAAGAGACAGAGAATACTCTACAACGGCATACGGAAATGGTGGTACACAACAGCCCTTGATGTGGGAATGGACTCCAACGTTGCCGATTTTCTCCAAGGGAGAGCCCCCACATCCATTGGGGCCCGCCATTACCTCGATGCACTCAGACTCGCAAAGAAGCAGTATCCCAAGCTTCTACAAGCCATCAGAGAGCGCATTTACTCAAACCTATAA
- a CDS encoding AAA family ATPase, with translation MRGVFQEDDRKTTDNLFGRDEEIQNILSKLITRDPVFIVGYRRVGKSSLAHAVSNLIVGDHFAHVYCESGFNNTGDIINRVKDTLNSKIETRTKSFVVGKLIEIGLSKTKADRLIQEFENSTIIILDEAQRVTNSGIIDDFLTWVTKHLGSTTRVIITGSEVRLLHGLFKRIHGNPNRIITIYPFEQKVATDFILKGFEQNDFPISREEAKEIYSTLGGTPGAIIAAAEHIILEGEDIDTATEREKTTEMKMMIEELNNIASEYTVETQSFVKKLSINEWQIYDLSFFTEDEKKLLEDLIRFGFIKPNEKGYIVYDPLIREALKEWGGVI, from the coding sequence ATGAGGGGAGTTTTTCAAGAGGATGATAGGAAAACTACTGACAATCTTTTTGGAAGAGACGAGGAGATACAGAACATTCTCTCAAAACTCATAACGAGAGACCCAGTTTTCATTGTTGGATATCGCCGTGTTGGAAAAAGTTCACTCGCTCATGCGGTCTCAAATCTTATTGTAGGCGATCACTTTGCTCATGTATACTGCGAAAGTGGATTCAACAACACTGGAGATATAATAAATCGCGTAAAGGATACCCTCAACTCCAAAATAGAAACGAGGACAAAATCATTTGTTGTAGGAAAACTCATTGAAATTGGTCTTTCAAAGACCAAAGCCGACCGTTTGATTCAGGAGTTTGAAAATTCAACAATCATAATACTCGACGAGGCTCAGCGCGTCACCAATTCAGGGATAATAGACGATTTTCTTACGTGGGTCACGAAACACTTGGGAAGTACCACCCGAGTAATAATAACAGGATCAGAGGTGAGGCTCCTACATGGCTTATTCAAAAGAATCCACGGTAACCCGAACCGGATAATCACAATATACCCATTCGAGCAAAAAGTCGCCACGGACTTTATTTTGAAAGGATTTGAACAGAATGATTTCCCTATCTCACGAGAAGAAGCAAAGGAGATATATAGCACACTCGGGGGAACTCCCGGAGCTATAATTGCTGCAGCAGAACACATAATCCTCGAGGGGGAAGATATTGACACTGCCACTGAACGAGAAAAAACCACTGAAATGAAGATGATGATAGAAGAACTCAACAATATAGCCAGCGAGTACACTGTTGAAACCCAATCATTCGTGAAAAAGTTATCAATAAATGAATGGCAAATATATGATCTTTCATTCTTCACCGAAGATGAAAAGAAGCTCCTCGAAGATCTTATACGCTTTGGGTTTATCAAACCGAATGAAAAAGGTTACATAGTGTATGACCCACTCATAAGAGAGGCCCTGAAAGAATGGGGCGGTGTGATATGA
- a CDS encoding ATPase yields MKYYRYEEWQLKKHINDYFIIVTGPRWTGKSYFIREFMKRSNLNYIIIDAFKAWKEKKSWLERAIINDTKKSLRNRAPVGVITSFRNVEAENFDNFRSFLRALKDETYVIIDHADYLRYARGIDFREVAQEWIDKRDKVHFVFVAKGTPALLSYLGPQDPQSPLFMRYEKYVEVVELSPNETIKFLEDFLRLSKYMHSNFPDGFETYQDIGGLRGYLKKFVEVGCNEQKLRELLRNELKEEIRGKNTWRVLEVIARYTRIYGYADKKIIEKKVGKNFDNLRKSIEESLINNGLVMPASSNTYKTPKILAKFLPQK; encoded by the coding sequence ATGAAATATTACAGATACGAGGAGTGGCAACTCAAAAAGCACATCAACGACTACTTCATCATAGTGACAGGCCCTCGCTGGACTGGGAAAAGCTACTTTATCAGAGAGTTTATGAAACGCTCAAACCTCAACTATATTATCATTGATGCATTCAAAGCATGGAAAGAGAAGAAATCGTGGCTTGAGCGAGCCATCATAAACGACACAAAGAAGAGCCTTCGGAATAGAGCCCCAGTAGGGGTCATAACTTCATTCCGAAATGTAGAAGCGGAGAACTTTGATAACTTCAGAAGTTTCCTACGGGCACTGAAAGATGAAACCTACGTAATAATAGACCACGCCGATTACCTCAGATATGCTCGTGGCATAGACTTCAGAGAAGTCGCCCAAGAATGGATTGACAAAAGGGACAAGGTGCATTTTGTTTTCGTCGCAAAAGGAACTCCCGCGTTATTGAGCTATCTTGGCCCCCAAGATCCACAATCTCCGTTATTTATGAGATATGAGAAATACGTTGAAGTTGTTGAACTCTCACCAAATGAGACCATAAAATTCCTCGAAGACTTCTTGAGATTGTCAAAATACATGCATTCAAACTTCCCCGATGGATTTGAAACGTATCAGGACATCGGGGGACTTCGTGGCTATCTGAAAAAATTTGTCGAAGTTGGTTGCAATGAGCAGAAGCTCCGAGAACTGCTGAGAAACGAACTCAAAGAGGAAATCCGGGGCAAAAACACGTGGAGGGTTCTTGAAGTAATTGCGAGGTACACAAGGATCTATGGTTATGCCGATAAAAAAATCATAGAAAAGAAAGTTGGCAAGAATTTTGACAATCTCAGGAAGTCTATTGAAGAGTCACTCATCAACAATGGACTTGTTATGCCGGCTTCATCAAATACATACAAAACTCCAAAAATTCTCGCCAAATTTTTACCACAGAAATGA
- a CDS encoding recombinase family protein, whose translation MGIHMSVYIYLRISTDKQDIDTQMESIKDWLKRNNVSEYKIIKDEGISGSTPAEKRPGFSTLLSLLQENDVLIVSELTRLGRSLSDVIMTLNNLMKRGVRIVSIKEGLDSTQNELQFKVMSTLIALFADLEREFIRKRTIEGLQRAKAQGKRIGRPKALTEEDIPVLVKLYEKGMTQKEIARAMKVSPSTIARTLKKLREQGVIEERRVVKVNKKKLKEVIDNAR comes from the coding sequence ATGGGAATCCACATGAGTGTGTACATATATCTCCGCATAAGTACCGATAAACAAGACATCGACACCCAAATGGAATCAATAAAAGACTGGCTCAAGCGAAATAACGTCTCTGAGTACAAGATAATCAAAGACGAAGGCATCTCAGGAAGCACACCTGCAGAAAAACGCCCAGGTTTCTCCACTCTTCTCTCATTGCTCCAAGAGAACGACGTACTTATAGTCTCAGAACTCACGAGACTCGGCAGATCCCTCAGCGATGTCATTATGACACTCAACAATCTCATGAAGAGAGGCGTCAGAATAGTATCAATCAAGGAAGGACTTGACAGCACACAGAACGAACTCCAATTCAAAGTCATGAGCACTCTCATAGCTCTTTTTGCAGACCTCGAAAGAGAATTCATCCGAAAAAGAACCATTGAAGGACTACAACGAGCAAAAGCCCAAGGAAAGAGAATAGGAAGACCAAAAGCACTTACTGAGGAGGACATTCCTGTACTTGTAAAGCTGTACGAGAAAGGAATGACACAGAAGGAAATCGCGAGAGCAATGAAAGTGAGCCCATCAACAATCGCACGAACACTGAAGAAACTACGTGAGCAGGGAGTCATCGAGGAACGGAGAGTAGTCAAAGTAAACAAGAAGAAACTGAAAGAGGTGATAGACAATGCAAGATAA
- a CDS encoding helicase-related protein, with protein MVGTLKPGYILKSTKWKEPFLVEIVNESGDTIMVGGHYLNSRKADLYILTKADLEEIEIITNPLDFKGDPEAAALAIEGERYHFASLYDPILAVSVSKIAPLPFQIDAVYNHILRNPEIRFLLADDPGAGKTIMAGLVIKELKLRGLAERILIVVPGHLVPQWKREMKEKFQEEFTIVNREIFRTTTDVWRREKQVIASIDFLKQEDILKSLENVDWDLVIVDEAHKMAAYRFGKKIYRTKRYKVGEVLSRNSTHMLFLTATPHKGDPENFRLLLDLLVPGLFSDKEILLEAIRRNENPIFLRRMKEDLVDFEGKKIFKPRYSHTVNFNLTDKEIKLYNELSRYIHYQYTVLEGSRRSIVFPLVILQRRFASSTYALLQSLRRRKARLKEYLESGKLETKGVQLDFEDLLELEDEEERERWKAELRLEGLPIVRKRKLIEAEIRTLDELIRMSEELIASEEETKLKKLRETLDFIAREHGEKEKILIFTEFKDTLEYLVNKLQEWGYTVTFIHGEMDMETRLQREKDFREWAQVMVATEAAGEGINLQFCHLLINYDIPWNPNRLEQRIGRVHRYGQRYPVHIFNFVARNTREGMVLERLLHKIEEIRKALGDKVFDVIGELLDGENLYTLLAEVAVMLRDPDSVLKEEEPKFQPEEITKKAEELLGESLATKHIDLSRIMRLLEKAEENRLSPEYLELFFLKAMKRLNARIREKEPHVYSIERTPRVLREIAERKGYGTVERSYRAITFDKAISEERDDVEFVSFGHPLFEALREWVQEEYLKELQRGAVFYDPRNRLHGTIWFFEGEVQDGFNKTAGKTLVAVYDDGENLEVIDPKIIWDLEPAKDSPEVEVEFSRRENAMIYAMKALEEYRDRLLRERKRQAEIKEKYGVKSLKKLIDDLDYKLAEYELLPPEEKKRYALTIRNLEERLNRYRKALKELPEKIARETSLMVRPPVFIGAIYVLPRGGMGEDPAIEEIGMQIAMQYEREQGRNPVDVSKENLGYDIYSEGNGEKRYIEVKARAHLGDVELTWNEYVTAKRLRDKYWLYVVAYAAEKPTLYIIRDPAHTLKVVEKYEIRFKVPVEEWKKKGKKVEV; from the coding sequence ATGGTGGGAACTTTGAAACCCGGCTACATCCTCAAGAGCACGAAATGGAAGGAGCCTTTTCTCGTCGAGATCGTGAACGAAAGTGGAGACACCATCATGGTGGGAGGCCACTACCTGAACTCCCGCAAGGCCGACCTCTACATACTGACGAAAGCCGACCTTGAGGAGATTGAAATCATCACAAACCCTCTTGACTTCAAAGGAGACCCAGAAGCAGCTGCCCTCGCAATCGAGGGAGAACGGTACCATTTCGCCTCACTCTATGACCCAATACTCGCGGTCAGCGTCTCGAAAATAGCACCCCTCCCCTTCCAGATCGACGCGGTCTACAACCACATCCTCAGAAACCCCGAGATACGCTTCCTCCTTGCGGACGACCCCGGTGCCGGAAAAACCATCATGGCAGGCCTTGTGATAAAAGAGCTCAAACTCAGAGGCTTGGCCGAGAGAATCCTCATAGTCGTTCCCGGCCATCTTGTACCCCAGTGGAAGAGGGAGATGAAAGAGAAGTTCCAGGAAGAGTTCACAATTGTCAACAGAGAGATTTTCCGGACGACAACCGACGTTTGGAGACGTGAAAAACAGGTAATTGCCTCAATAGACTTCCTCAAACAAGAAGACATCCTCAAGAGCCTTGAGAATGTTGATTGGGACCTTGTGATAGTGGATGAAGCCCATAAGATGGCCGCGTATCGCTTCGGGAAGAAGATCTACCGCACGAAGAGGTACAAAGTGGGTGAGGTGCTCTCAAGGAACTCCACCCACATGCTCTTCCTCACTGCCACGCCCCACAAGGGAGACCCGGAAAACTTCCGTCTCCTTCTTGACCTCCTTGTTCCGGGCCTTTTCAGCGACAAAGAAATACTCCTTGAGGCAATAAGGAGAAACGAGAACCCCATATTCCTCAGACGTATGAAAGAAGACCTCGTGGACTTTGAGGGGAAGAAGATATTCAAGCCCAGGTACTCCCACACGGTGAACTTCAACCTCACCGACAAGGAGATCAAGCTCTACAACGAGCTCTCCCGCTACATCCACTACCAGTACACCGTTCTCGAAGGGAGCAGGCGGAGCATAGTCTTCCCGCTCGTGATACTCCAGAGGAGGTTCGCATCGAGCACGTACGCACTTCTCCAGTCCCTCAGGCGCAGAAAAGCACGCCTCAAGGAATACCTTGAGAGCGGGAAGCTTGAAACCAAGGGCGTGCAACTCGACTTTGAGGACCTCCTTGAGCTCGAGGACGAAGAGGAAAGGGAAAGGTGGAAGGCCGAGCTGAGGCTCGAAGGCCTCCCCATAGTGAGGAAGAGGAAGCTCATAGAAGCCGAGATAAGAACCCTTGACGAGCTCATAAGGATGAGCGAAGAGCTGATAGCATCGGAGGAAGAGACGAAGCTCAAGAAGCTCAGAGAGACGCTGGACTTCATAGCGAGAGAACACGGCGAGAAAGAGAAGATCCTCATCTTCACGGAGTTCAAGGACACCCTTGAGTACCTCGTGAACAAGCTCCAGGAGTGGGGCTACACGGTTACCTTCATCCACGGCGAGATGGACATGGAGACGAGGCTCCAACGCGAAAAGGACTTCAGGGAGTGGGCTCAGGTCATGGTTGCCACCGAGGCGGCCGGAGAGGGCATAAACCTCCAGTTCTGTCATCTGCTCATAAACTACGACATCCCGTGGAACCCCAACAGGCTTGAACAGAGGATAGGAAGGGTGCACCGCTACGGTCAGAGGTATCCGGTTCACATCTTCAACTTCGTGGCCAGAAACACGAGGGAGGGCATGGTACTCGAGAGGCTCCTCCACAAGATAGAGGAGATAAGGAAAGCCCTCGGGGATAAGGTCTTCGACGTTATCGGAGAACTCCTCGATGGGGAGAATCTGTACACCCTCCTCGCAGAGGTCGCCGTCATGCTCAGAGACCCGGACAGCGTCCTGAAGGAGGAAGAGCCAAAGTTCCAGCCTGAAGAAATCACGAAGAAGGCGGAAGAGCTCCTCGGGGAGAGCCTCGCGACGAAGCACATAGACCTGAGCAGGATAATGCGGCTTCTCGAAAAGGCCGAAGAGAACCGGCTATCGCCAGAGTACCTCGAACTATTCTTCCTCAAAGCCATGAAGCGCCTCAACGCGAGAATAAGGGAGAAAGAGCCACACGTTTATTCGATTGAGAGAACCCCCAGAGTCCTGAGGGAGATAGCCGAAAGAAAGGGCTACGGCACGGTGGAGCGTTCGTACAGGGCCATAACCTTTGACAAAGCAATCTCTGAGGAGAGGGACGACGTGGAGTTCGTCTCGTTTGGACATCCGCTCTTCGAAGCCCTCCGCGAGTGGGTTCAGGAGGAATATCTCAAAGAGCTCCAGCGCGGGGCGGTCTTCTACGACCCCAGGAACAGACTCCACGGCACCATCTGGTTCTTCGAGGGTGAAGTCCAGGACGGCTTCAACAAGACGGCAGGCAAGACGCTCGTGGCGGTCTACGACGATGGCGAGAACCTTGAGGTCATAGACCCGAAGATAATATGGGACCTCGAACCGGCCAAAGATTCTCCAGAGGTGGAGGTTGAGTTCAGCCGGAGAGAGAACGCGATGATTTACGCCATGAAGGCCCTCGAAGAGTACAGGGACAGGCTTCTCAGGGAGAGGAAGAGGCAGGCGGAGATAAAGGAGAAGTACGGAGTGAAGTCCCTCAAGAAGCTGATAGACGACCTCGACTACAAGCTGGCCGAGTACGAACTCCTCCCGCCGGAAGAGAAGAAGAGGTACGCACTCACCATAAGGAACCTTGAGGAGAGGCTGAACCGTTATCGGAAGGCGCTGAAGGAACTGCCGGAAAAGATAGCCAGGGAGACGAGCCTCATGGTGAGGCCTCCCGTCTTCATCGGGGCCATCTACGTGCTCCCGAGGGGAGGGATGGGAGAAGACCCGGCAATAGAAGAGATAGGAATGCAGATAGCCATGCAGTACGAGAGAGAGCAGGGAAGAAACCCCGTAGACGTCTCGAAGGAGAACCTCGGCTACGACATCTACTCCGAGGGCAACGGTGAGAAGAGGTACATAGAGGTAAAGGCGAGAGCCCACCTCGGGGACGTTGAGCTCACATGGAACGAGTACGTTACCGCGAAGAGGCTCCGCGACAAGTACTGGCTCTACGTTGTCGCATACGCCGCCGAGAAGCCGACCCTCTACATCATCCGTGATCCCGCTCACACCCTCAAGGTCGTGGAGAAGTACGAGATAAGGTTCAAAGTCCCGGTTGAGGAGTGGAAAAAGAAGGGTAAGAAGGTTGAAGTCTGA
- a CDS encoding DUF1156 domain-containing protein gives MEDKRFIEVAFPVKAVSEESAREKNIRHGHISTLHIWWARRPLASSRATNYAALIPAPKDEEELERKKRFIAKLSKWESSLDEEIIRRAREDIMEYFRGIRDDPNQERPRVLDPFAGGGSIPLEALRLGCETYAVDYNPVAVLILKAVLEYPQKYGKKKKGALDQWISGRDEEKDYDLVRDVKKWGEWVLQEAKKELERFYPKDEDGYIPVGYIWARTIKCQNPACGAEIPLMRQFWLAKKNNKKVALYPYVEGHEVKFKIVGDGYEPMPEDFDPSKGTVKGAKVTCPVCGMTHDANTTRKLFREGKAGQRMVAVVLYHPEKKGKVYRLPTEKDIKAYEEAKRYLEEKRAKLMEEWGIDPVPDEEILKKCHEVDRMPMYGMPKWGDIFNDRQKLALITFVEKVRQAYERMLEEGYGEEYAKAVVTYLAFAFDKFLARSTTLSRWHVTRETIEYPLGKNSLPMLWDYIELQAFSEASGGWNTGLEYIVNVIAHCSQSSEFPSKVLQDSATSLPFPDDYFDAVFTDPPYYDNVNYSVLSDFFYVWLKRTVGDLYPELFITPLTPKSKELVADPNRFGGKDGSKRYFEESMKQALREIHRVLKPNGILVLVYAHKTTEGWETLINSLLDSGLVPTTSWPIHTEMKNRLIAKESAALASSIYIIARKIEKQGVGWFDEVKRELRKTLEEKLDQLWKEGISGADFFISAIGSAIEVFGKYEKVLDYEGNEIRGDRLLQLVRDMVSDYAIRQVLREDISSELSPLAKFYVLWRWTYGEAKVAFDEARKLATSVGLDLEKEWNKGFIVKEKEFIRVLGPQDRKLKEIKGNDLIDVLHKALLLWQANRKREMVGLLAETGWGEKDVFYKVAQVISEVLPKDSKEKKLLDGFLAGREHIKRAIEKGDYSVFNGEEESGKQKRIEQFIKG, from the coding sequence ATGGAGGACAAGCGCTTTATTGAGGTTGCCTTCCCGGTCAAGGCCGTAAGTGAAGAGTCCGCAAGGGAGAAGAACATAAGGCACGGCCACATCTCTACCCTGCACATCTGGTGGGCAAGGCGCCCGCTGGCTTCTTCCCGCGCGACCAACTACGCCGCACTCATCCCAGCTCCAAAGGATGAGGAAGAGCTCGAACGGAAGAAGAGGTTCATAGCAAAGCTCTCGAAGTGGGAAAGTTCACTCGACGAAGAAATCATAAGAAGGGCCCGCGAGGACATCATGGAGTACTTCAGGGGGATACGCGACGACCCGAACCAGGAAAGGCCCCGCGTCCTCGACCCCTTCGCGGGGGGAGGCTCGATACCGCTTGAGGCCCTTCGCCTCGGCTGTGAGACGTACGCGGTGGACTACAATCCAGTTGCAGTTCTCATCCTCAAGGCAGTCCTTGAGTATCCGCAGAAGTACGGGAAAAAGAAGAAGGGAGCGCTCGACCAGTGGATTTCAGGCAGGGACGAGGAAAAGGACTACGACCTCGTGAGGGACGTGAAAAAGTGGGGTGAGTGGGTTCTCCAGGAGGCGAAGAAGGAGCTTGAGCGCTTCTATCCCAAAGACGAAGACGGCTACATCCCGGTCGGCTACATCTGGGCGAGAACCATAAAGTGCCAGAACCCGGCCTGTGGGGCAGAGATTCCACTGATGAGACAGTTCTGGCTCGCAAAGAAGAACAACAAGAAAGTGGCTCTCTACCCTTACGTGGAGGGGCATGAAGTCAAGTTCAAGATAGTTGGCGACGGCTACGAGCCTATGCCAGAAGATTTTGACCCCTCGAAGGGGACGGTGAAGGGAGCGAAGGTCACCTGCCCGGTCTGCGGCATGACCCACGACGCGAACACCACGAGAAAGCTCTTCCGCGAGGGCAAGGCCGGGCAGAGGATGGTGGCGGTTGTCCTCTACCACCCGGAGAAGAAGGGCAAGGTGTACCGCCTGCCAACGGAGAAAGACATCAAGGCCTACGAGGAGGCGAAGCGCTATCTGGAGGAGAAGAGGGCAAAGCTCATGGAGGAGTGGGGCATCGACCCGGTACCAGACGAAGAAATCCTGAAGAAGTGTCATGAAGTGGACAGAATGCCTATGTATGGAATGCCAAAATGGGGGGATATCTTCAACGACCGACAAAAGCTCGCGCTGATAACCTTCGTCGAGAAGGTGAGGCAGGCGTACGAGAGGATGCTTGAAGAAGGTTACGGCGAGGAGTACGCGAAGGCTGTGGTGACGTATCTGGCGTTTGCGTTCGACAAGTTCTTGGCTCGTTCAACAACACTTTCTCGGTGGCACGTTACTCGTGAAACTATCGAGTATCCCCTCGGAAAGAACTCCCTCCCAATGCTCTGGGATTACATTGAACTCCAAGCATTCTCCGAGGCAAGCGGAGGCTGGAATACCGGGCTTGAATACATTGTGAATGTTATTGCCCATTGCTCCCAGTCCTCAGAGTTCCCCTCAAAAGTCCTCCAAGATTCCGCAACCTCACTACCCTTCCCCGACGATTACTTCGACGCTGTCTTCACTGACCCCCCCTACTATGACAATGTGAATTATTCAGTACTGTCTGATTTCTTCTATGTCTGGCTCAAGCGTACAGTTGGAGACCTCTATCCTGAGCTGTTCATAACACCACTCACGCCAAAGAGCAAGGAACTTGTTGCTGATCCAAACAGATTTGGGGGGAAAGACGGTTCAAAAAGGTACTTTGAGGAGAGCATGAAACAGGCACTCAGGGAAATCCACCGCGTCCTCAAGCCGAACGGAATCCTCGTGCTCGTCTATGCTCATAAGACAACGGAAGGCTGGGAGACCCTCATAAACTCGCTCCTTGACTCGGGTCTCGTCCCAACGACTTCCTGGCCAATTCATACCGAGATGAAGAATAGGCTTATAGCAAAGGAGTCCGCCGCCCTTGCCTCATCAATCTACATCATCGCTCGCAAGATAGAGAAGCAGGGCGTCGGCTGGTTCGATGAGGTCAAGAGGGAGCTCAGAAAGACTCTTGAGGAGAAGCTCGACCAGCTCTGGAAGGAGGGCATAAGCGGTGCCGACTTCTTCATCTCGGCCATAGGCTCGGCCATTGAGGTCTTCGGCAAGTACGAAAAGGTGCTCGACTACGAGGGCAACGAGATAAGGGGAGACAGGTTGCTCCAGCTCGTGAGGGACATGGTGAGCGACTACGCCATAAGGCAGGTTCTCAGGGAGGACATCTCCTCCGAGCTTTCACCACTCGCGAAGTTCTACGTGCTCTGGCGCTGGACTTACGGCGAGGCGAAGGTTGCCTTCGACGAGGCGAGGAAGCTTGCAACTTCAGTCGGCCTCGACCTCGAAAAGGAGTGGAACAAAGGGTTTATCGTGAAGGAGAAGGAGTTCATCCGCGTTCTCGGCCCGCAGGACAGGAAGCTGAAGGAGATAAAGGGCAACGACCTCATCGATGTCCTCCACAAAGCTTTGCTCCTCTGGCAGGCCAACAGGAAGAGGGAGATGGTCGGCCTGCTCGCCGAGACAGGCTGGGGCGAGAAGGACGTCTTCTACAAGGTGGCCCAGGTCATCAGCGAGGTTCTGCCAAAGGACAGCAAGGAGAAGAAGCTCCTCGACGGCTTCCTCGCGGGCAGGGAGCACATAAAGAGGGCCATTGAGAAGGGCGATTACTCGGTCTTCAACGGAGAAGAGGAATCAGGAAAGCAGAAAAGAATTGAGCAGTTCATAAAGGGTTGA